A genomic region of Micromonospora sp. NBC_01796 contains the following coding sequences:
- a CDS encoding ABC transporter permease — protein MNAFALAFGEGTVVAKRNLRMILRVPELLLNAAVAPAMMTLLFGFIIGGAIDVAGVPYREYLLGGIFVQAVLFGAVNTGTAIAGDLRNGIVDRLMSMPISRSAVLVGRTTSDVVNSAVVITVTALLGLVVGWRVHSSFPDAVLGFALLLAFAYALSWLMAVVGLASRAPEVVSSTGFTIAIPLGFLSNAYVPIQSMPGVLQTIAEWNPVSAIVQALRVQFGNVDPSTAPDVWPMQHPVAASLLWIGVLLALSIPLAISQFRKAAGG, from the coding sequence GTGAACGCCTTCGCACTGGCCTTCGGCGAGGGCACCGTCGTCGCCAAGCGCAATCTGCGGATGATCCTGCGGGTCCCGGAGCTCCTGCTGAACGCCGCCGTCGCACCGGCGATGATGACGCTGCTGTTCGGTTTCATCATCGGCGGGGCGATCGACGTGGCGGGTGTCCCGTACCGCGAGTACCTGCTCGGTGGGATCTTCGTCCAGGCGGTCCTGTTCGGCGCCGTCAACACCGGCACCGCGATCGCCGGGGATCTGCGCAACGGCATCGTCGACCGGCTGATGTCGATGCCGATCTCGCGGTCGGCGGTCCTCGTCGGCCGGACGACCAGCGACGTGGTCAACAGCGCGGTGGTCATCACGGTCACCGCCCTGCTCGGCCTCGTCGTCGGGTGGCGGGTCCACTCGTCGTTCCCCGATGCGGTGCTGGGGTTCGCGCTGCTGCTGGCGTTCGCGTACGCGCTGTCCTGGCTGATGGCCGTCGTCGGACTGGCGTCGCGGGCGCCGGAGGTGGTCAGCAGCACCGGCTTCACCATCGCGATTCCGCTGGGCTTCCTCTCCAACGCGTACGTGCCGATCCAGTCCATGCCGGGCGTGCTGCAGACCATCGCGGAGTGGAACCCGGTGTCCGCCATCGTCCAGGCCCTCCGGGTCCAGTTCGGCAACGTCGACCCGTCGACCGCCCCGGACGTCTGGCCGATGCAGCACCCGGTCGCCGCCTCTCTCCTGTGGATCGGCGTCCTGCTGGCCCTGTCGATTCCCCTGGCGATCAGCCAGTTCCGCAAGGCCGCCGGCGGCTGA
- a CDS encoding acyl carrier protein — MTDTDLRRVVYEVIMEILPSVSDEQISGDKHLRDLGADSIDRVEIILGLRERLGIDEPLGSFSDLPDIDRLVGFLREVTT; from the coding sequence ATGACCGACACGGACCTCCGGCGGGTGGTGTACGAGGTGATCATGGAGATTCTTCCGTCGGTTTCCGACGAGCAGATCTCCGGTGACAAACACCTGCGCGACCTCGGTGCCGACTCGATCGACCGGGTCGAGATCATCCTTGGCCTCCGCGAGCGGCTCGGCATCGACGAGCCCCTCGGCAGCTTCAGCGACCTGCCCGACATCGACCGTCTGGTCGGGTTCCTCCGGGAGGTGACCACGTGA
- the bioA gene encoding adenosylmethionine--8-amino-7-oxononanoate transaminase — MDLEITETERLRALDQQRVWHPYTPTDAYLNAKPLVITHGEGVYLVDSDGNRYLDAGSSLGVNIHGHQRRELNEALLAQTAKIAHTTLYGMTHPGAAELADRLVKLAPEGIDKVLFLESGSSAVETAMKMAYSYWVFKGSPQRNKFVSMGGAFHGDTLGALSVGQMTILKNFYQPLLRPTSSFAQPYAYRCGLCNNNCSLACADTLEEVLEREGDEVAAVLVEPRVQNVSGMVVARDGHLARVAEIARRYGVLLIADELGVGFGRTGPMFACQADDVSPDILCVGKGLTGGYLPLTATMASAEVFNAFRGDGKMLLSGHTFSGNPLAVAVALASLDLFEKDDLIRHGQSQAVVLTEELDKIRLVPHVGDVRQCGLLAAVELVADVETREPFPWELGVATRITERCRELGMIIHSAPSDTIVIVPPLAMTEEELRTSMRILLQATQEVVAALPA, encoded by the coding sequence ATGGACCTCGAAATCACGGAGACCGAACGCCTGCGAGCGCTGGACCAGCAGCGTGTGTGGCACCCCTACACCCCGACCGACGCCTACCTGAACGCGAAGCCGCTGGTGATCACGCACGGTGAGGGCGTGTACCTGGTGGACAGCGACGGCAACCGGTACCTCGACGCCGGCTCCTCCCTCGGCGTCAACATCCACGGCCACCAGCGGAGGGAACTCAACGAGGCGCTTCTCGCGCAGACTGCGAAGATCGCGCACACGACCCTCTACGGCATGACCCACCCCGGCGCGGCCGAACTCGCCGACCGGCTGGTGAAGCTGGCACCCGAGGGCATCGACAAGGTGCTGTTCCTGGAGTCCGGCTCCAGCGCCGTCGAGACGGCGATGAAGATGGCCTACTCCTACTGGGTCTTCAAGGGATCCCCGCAGCGCAACAAGTTCGTCTCGATGGGCGGTGCCTTCCACGGCGACACGCTCGGCGCGCTCTCCGTCGGCCAGATGACCATCCTGAAGAACTTCTACCAACCGCTGCTGCGCCCGACGAGTTCGTTCGCGCAGCCGTACGCGTACCGGTGCGGGCTGTGCAACAACAACTGCAGCCTCGCCTGCGCCGACACCCTGGAAGAGGTGCTGGAGCGCGAGGGCGACGAGGTCGCGGCGGTGCTCGTCGAGCCGAGGGTGCAGAACGTCAGCGGCATGGTGGTGGCCCGGGACGGCCACCTGGCCCGGGTCGCCGAGATCGCCCGCCGGTACGGGGTCCTGCTCATCGCCGACGAACTCGGCGTCGGCTTCGGCCGTACCGGCCCGATGTTCGCGTGCCAGGCGGACGACGTCTCGCCCGACATCCTGTGCGTCGGCAAGGGACTCACCGGCGGGTACCTGCCGCTCACCGCGACGATGGCCTCGGCCGAGGTGTTCAACGCGTTCCGCGGCGACGGCAAGATGCTGCTGTCCGGACACACGTTCTCGGGCAACCCGTTGGCCGTCGCCGTGGCGCTGGCGAGCCTCGACCTGTTCGAGAAGGACGACCTGATCCGCCACGGCCAGTCGCAGGCGGTCGTCCTGACCGAGGAACTGGACAAGATCCGTCTGGTCCCGCACGTCGGCGACGTCCGTCAGTGCGGCCTGCTGGCCGCCGTCGAGCTGGTGGCGGACGTGGAGACCCGGGAGCCGTTCCCGTGGGAACTCGGCGTCGCCACGCGCATCACCGAGCGGTGCCGGGAACTCGGCATGATCATCCACTCGGCGCCGAGCGACACCATCGTCATCGTGCCGCCGCTCGCGATGACCGAGGAGGAACTGCGTACGTCCATGCGCATCCTCCTGCAGGCGACCCAGGAGGTCGTGGCCGCGTTGCCGGCCTGA
- a CDS encoding hydroxymethylglutaryl-CoA synthase family protein, producing the protein MTAGIEALNVYCGVAAVPVPVLFEGRGLDPARLDNLMMTAKSVALPFEDPVTHAVNAARPIVEALDPADRDRIELLVISTESGLDYSKSIASYVHRHLGLSRRCRVFEVKQACYAATGALQLACGYLASGVSPGAKALVIATDVSLVDEAASYTEPAMGTGAAAVLLGADPQVLDVDLGAFGTYSYETLDSARPGPTFDIADADRSLFAYLDCLTNAYGHYAEKVEGADFATTFAGLAMHTPFAGIVRAAHRKLARDHRLPDAETDFARRVAPGLEYPRLVGNLCSGSVYLALASLIDHLRTEEPIRVGLYSYGSGCAAEFYSGLVDARSTAAVGRMRIGEHLAGRCELTFDEYRRILADTADCLVPVADKRIDPQRSAAVLERVGISRELLACTGAQGYHRTYEWIGVGA; encoded by the coding sequence GTGACCGCCGGCATCGAGGCCCTCAACGTCTACTGCGGGGTGGCCGCCGTCCCGGTGCCCGTCCTGTTCGAAGGGCGGGGACTGGACCCCGCCCGCCTCGACAACCTCATGATGACGGCGAAGTCGGTCGCGCTGCCGTTCGAGGATCCGGTCACGCACGCGGTCAACGCCGCCCGGCCGATCGTCGAGGCACTGGACCCGGCCGACCGCGACCGGATCGAACTGCTGGTCATCTCCACCGAGTCCGGCCTCGACTACAGCAAGTCGATCGCGTCGTACGTGCACCGCCACCTCGGGCTCAGCCGCCGGTGCCGGGTGTTCGAGGTCAAGCAGGCCTGCTACGCCGCGACCGGGGCCCTGCAACTGGCCTGCGGGTACCTCGCCTCCGGTGTGTCGCCGGGCGCCAAGGCACTGGTGATCGCGACCGACGTGTCCCTCGTGGACGAGGCCGCCTCCTACACCGAACCCGCGATGGGCACCGGTGCCGCGGCCGTGCTGCTCGGCGCCGACCCGCAGGTCCTCGACGTGGACCTGGGCGCGTTCGGCACGTACAGCTACGAGACCCTCGACTCGGCCCGACCCGGCCCCACCTTCGACATCGCCGACGCCGACCGGTCGCTGTTCGCCTATCTGGACTGCCTGACGAACGCCTACGGCCACTACGCGGAGAAGGTCGAGGGGGCCGACTTCGCCACCACGTTCGCCGGGCTGGCGATGCACACGCCGTTCGCCGGCATCGTCCGCGCGGCACACCGCAAACTGGCCCGCGACCATCGGCTCCCCGACGCCGAGACGGACTTCGCCCGCCGGGTCGCGCCCGGCCTGGAGTACCCCCGCCTGGTCGGCAACCTCTGTTCGGGCTCCGTGTACCTGGCCCTGGCCAGCCTCATCGATCACCTGCGCACGGAGGAACCGATCCGGGTCGGCCTGTACTCGTACGGCTCCGGCTGCGCCGCCGAGTTCTACAGCGGACTGGTGGACGCCCGGTCCACCGCGGCGGTCGGCCGGATGCGCATCGGCGAGCACCTCGCCGGCCGGTGCGAGCTGACCTTCGACGAGTACCGGCGGATCCTCGCGGACACCGCCGACTGCCTGGTGCCGGTGGCGGACAAGCGGATCGACCCGCAGCGCAGCGCGGCGGTCCTGGAGCGCGTCGGCATCTCCCGGGAGCTGCTCGCCTGCACCGGCGCGCAGGGCTATCACCGCACCTACGAGTGGATCGGAGTGGGCGCATGA
- a CDS encoding ATP-binding cassette domain-containing protein, translating into MANAIVAEGLRKQFDKVTALDGLDLVVPEGTITGLLGPNGAGKSTAVRLLTTLLAPSGGRAQVAGLDVVSEAAKVRKVISLSGQHAAVDENLTGFENLEMLGQLLHLGRRRSRERAEELLHRFDLVDAAKRRTKEYSGGMRRRLDLASALISTPKVLFLDEPTTGLDTRSRMALWDTIGELVSGGMTLLLTTQYLEEADRLANQIVVIDHGRVVATGTPHELKSRVSGESLEVTVGPDADLPAAQAVLASVGTGPVTVDEIGGRLAVPVDDGVDALLAGVRLLREAGIPVLGTGLRTATLDDVFLALTANPVQETVEEHA; encoded by the coding sequence GTGGCCAACGCGATCGTCGCTGAGGGCCTGCGCAAACAGTTCGACAAGGTGACCGCGCTGGACGGGCTGGACCTGGTGGTGCCGGAGGGCACGATCACCGGGCTGCTGGGCCCGAACGGCGCCGGCAAGAGCACCGCCGTCCGGCTGCTGACAACCCTGTTGGCGCCGTCCGGCGGGCGGGCCCAAGTCGCCGGACTCGACGTGGTGAGCGAGGCGGCCAAGGTCCGCAAGGTGATCAGCCTGTCGGGCCAGCACGCCGCCGTCGACGAGAACCTCACCGGGTTCGAGAACCTGGAGATGCTGGGCCAGTTGCTGCACCTGGGCCGCAGGCGGAGCCGGGAACGGGCCGAAGAGCTCCTGCACCGGTTCGATCTCGTCGACGCCGCCAAGCGCCGCACCAAGGAGTACTCCGGGGGGATGCGCCGTCGGCTCGACCTGGCCTCGGCGCTCATCTCCACCCCGAAGGTGCTGTTCCTCGACGAACCCACGACCGGGCTGGACACCCGAAGTCGGATGGCGTTGTGGGACACCATCGGCGAGTTGGTCTCCGGCGGCATGACCCTGCTGTTGACGACCCAGTACCTCGAGGAGGCCGACCGGCTGGCCAACCAGATCGTGGTGATCGACCACGGCCGGGTCGTCGCCACCGGAACACCGCACGAACTCAAGAGCCGGGTCTCCGGGGAGAGTCTGGAGGTCACCGTCGGGCCGGACGCCGACCTGCCGGCGGCGCAGGCCGTACTCGCCTCCGTCGGCACCGGCCCGGTGACCGTCGACGAGATCGGCGGCCGGCTCGCCGTACCGGTGGACGACGGCGTCGACGCGCTGCTGGCCGGCGTACGGCTCCTACGCGAGGCCGGTATCCCCGTCCTCGGCACGGGGCTGCGGACCGCGACGCTGGACGACGTCTTCCTCGCGCTCACCGCGAACCCGGTCCAGGAAACCGTAGAGGAGCACGCGTGA
- a CDS encoding cytochrome P450 family protein, with amino-acid sequence MTTSEHLDLTSVAARSIAYDTYAALRYENPVARVRMPTGQDVWLVTGYDESASFLADYNRFKTSPTVMPEGMEMPALPEAVVRLLGGSMGSVDPPEHTRQRRLVQMAFTPQYVERLRPGVQQITDQLIDGLLARPDRTFDLVEDFAVPLPLTVMSDMLGIPRADRDRFRLWSELLLSLDPTSAQSAPQGMSPMEVMAEIEEFVRYLDALIQHKRAEPGDDLISGMALAEADGERMTDEDLLKMVALLVVGGLGTTQHLIGNMVLALFRNPDQLALLRSKPDLAPSAVEEMLRYHGPIEISFPRFAAEDTEIGGVPIRRGEMVIAVLAAADRDPNRYADPDRLDIERTPNRHLAFGRGAHMCLGAPLARVEGQVAINTLLARMPDLHPAENIDDTPWRPGLTLRGLSALSVAF; translated from the coding sequence GTGACGACCTCCGAGCACCTCGACCTGACCTCGGTCGCGGCGAGGTCCATCGCTTACGACACCTACGCCGCGCTGCGGTACGAGAACCCGGTCGCCCGGGTTCGGATGCCCACCGGGCAGGACGTCTGGTTGGTCACCGGCTACGACGAGTCCGCGAGCTTCCTCGCCGACTACAACCGCTTCAAGACCAGCCCGACGGTGATGCCGGAGGGCATGGAGATGCCGGCTCTGCCCGAGGCGGTCGTCCGGCTGCTCGGTGGCAGCATGGGCAGCGTCGACCCGCCGGAGCACACCCGGCAGCGCCGGCTGGTGCAGATGGCTTTCACCCCGCAGTACGTCGAGCGCCTGCGCCCGGGAGTCCAGCAGATCACCGATCAGCTCATCGACGGCCTGCTCGCCCGCCCGGACCGGACCTTCGACCTCGTCGAGGACTTCGCCGTACCGCTCCCGCTGACCGTGATGTCCGACATGCTGGGCATCCCGCGCGCGGACCGCGACCGGTTCCGGCTGTGGTCGGAACTGCTGCTGTCGCTGGACCCCACGTCGGCGCAGTCGGCGCCGCAGGGCATGAGCCCGATGGAGGTCATGGCGGAGATCGAGGAGTTCGTGCGGTATCTCGACGCGCTCATCCAGCACAAGCGCGCGGAGCCCGGCGACGATCTCATCTCCGGGATGGCCCTCGCCGAGGCCGACGGCGAGCGGATGACCGACGAGGACCTGCTCAAGATGGTGGCGTTGCTCGTGGTCGGTGGCCTCGGGACCACCCAGCACCTCATCGGCAACATGGTGCTGGCCCTGTTCCGTAACCCGGACCAGTTGGCCCTGCTCAGGAGCAAACCCGACCTCGCGCCGAGCGCCGTCGAGGAGATGCTGCGATACCACGGCCCGATCGAGATCAGTTTCCCGCGGTTCGCCGCGGAGGACACCGAGATCGGCGGCGTGCCGATCCGCCGGGGAGAGATGGTCATCGCGGTGCTCGCGGCCGCCGACCGCGATCCGAACCGCTACGCCGACCCGGACCGGCTCGACATCGAACGCACCCCGAACCGGCACCTCGCGTTCGGCCGTGGCGCTCACATGTGCCTCGGCGCCCCGCTCGCCCGGGTCGAGGGCCAGGTCGCCATCAACACCCTCCTGGCCAGGATGCCCGACCTGCACCCGGCGGAGAACATCGACGACACACCCTGGCGGCCGGGGCTCACCCTGCGCGGCCTGAGCGCCCTGTCCGTGGCGTTCTGA
- a CDS encoding alpha/beta fold hydrolase, translating into MTAVLDLARALLAVEPLLSALPQPVRVRCTDPGTADRLTRLTDLLNLPTLTPVSDAAGLGPFERVVSEFLNLAVGPPLLHGDDDIAVAEARRRDFTGRFPRTDVRTGDGVVLPTYSAGNPDRPAVLIASACGMPARLAEGWLDRLSRDFFVLVPETRGLFAAVDGFTGSADVGAQAEDLLAVLDHFALERAHLLGLCGGAVVAVVAAARKPDRVSSLSLWHGDFDLGDESSKTDHQRNLQALMALAARGRQQAAAVHAVLANTMLGVAPPQLAHLVVYPYATPDLLRLYCQLNGDIMATDVRPYLAGLTHRTLVVTSEDDHTADPAGSRAVAARLTGAALHVAPHGDHLSLFRADPHLVDLAARFIAGDAVPGPQIPAGP; encoded by the coding sequence ATGACCGCCGTGCTGGACCTCGCCCGCGCACTACTGGCCGTGGAGCCGTTGCTGAGCGCCCTGCCGCAGCCGGTACGCGTACGGTGCACCGACCCCGGTACCGCCGACCGCCTGACCCGGCTGACCGACCTGCTGAACCTGCCGACGCTGACACCCGTGTCCGACGCGGCCGGGCTCGGCCCGTTCGAGCGGGTGGTGAGCGAGTTCCTGAACCTCGCCGTGGGCCCACCGCTGCTCCACGGCGACGACGACATCGCCGTGGCCGAGGCACGCCGACGCGACTTCACCGGCCGGTTTCCGCGTACCGACGTACGCACCGGCGACGGGGTCGTGCTGCCCACCTACTCCGCCGGCAACCCGGACCGGCCGGCGGTACTGATCGCGTCCGCGTGCGGGATGCCCGCCCGCCTCGCGGAGGGCTGGCTCGACCGGCTGTCGCGCGACTTCTTCGTCCTCGTCCCCGAGACCCGGGGTCTGTTCGCGGCCGTCGACGGGTTCACCGGCAGCGCCGACGTCGGAGCCCAGGCCGAGGACCTGCTCGCGGTCCTGGACCACTTCGCGCTGGAACGCGCGCACCTGCTCGGGCTGTGCGGTGGTGCCGTGGTGGCCGTCGTCGCGGCAGCGCGCAAGCCGGACCGGGTGTCGTCGCTCAGCCTCTGGCACGGCGACTTCGACCTCGGCGACGAGAGCTCGAAGACCGACCACCAGCGCAACCTGCAGGCGTTGATGGCGCTGGCGGCCCGGGGCAGGCAGCAGGCGGCGGCCGTGCACGCGGTGCTCGCGAACACGATGCTCGGCGTCGCCCCGCCGCAGCTGGCGCATCTGGTGGTCTACCCGTACGCGACGCCGGACCTGCTGCGGCTCTACTGCCAACTCAACGGCGACATCATGGCCACCGACGTCCGCCCGTACCTCGCCGGTCTGACCCACCGCACCCTCGTCGTCACCAGCGAGGACGACCACACGGCGGACCCCGCCGGGTCGCGGGCCGTCGCCGCCCGGCTCACCGGGGCGGCGCTGCACGTCGCCCCGCACGGCGACCACCTGTCCCTCTTCCGCGCGGATCCCCACCTCGTGGATCTCGCCGCGCGGTTCATCGCCGGGGACGCCGTCCCCGGCCCACAGATCCCCGCCGGCCCCTGA
- a CDS encoding LnmK family bifunctional acyltransferase/decarboxylase: MTVLTPELELLGPDATTRTTVVRPGMCGPGSLFVGQIGDWTWDTVSAVSGTNVYTARDTGGAPTYLAFHYFHLRGGADLHVRGMTFGDVLRVDSRAFAFGSESVLTLHEIRRGDVPARKIDPDEFYAHPDPACLYAQNFNRWVVRGPSGGNGDLRSASPPGFRHDHLPALPARYSPRRAYGDLRDLYAAPEPVDGVDRLVLDYPVDPSRDLNGVGLLYFAAYFSIVDWAVLRLWRHRGGTDAGFLRRVVLDQRLSYLGNADAGAVLRARVSRQPGGDVPGADETVRVVLTDRDTGRPIAVALQQVRTEDQR; this comes from the coding sequence ATGACCGTGCTCACCCCCGAGCTTGAACTACTCGGCCCCGACGCGACGACCCGCACGACCGTCGTCCGGCCCGGAATGTGCGGTCCCGGTTCGCTGTTCGTCGGGCAGATCGGTGACTGGACCTGGGACACCGTCAGCGCGGTCAGCGGCACCAACGTCTACACCGCCCGCGACACCGGCGGGGCGCCGACCTACCTGGCCTTCCACTACTTCCACCTGCGCGGCGGCGCGGACCTGCACGTGCGCGGCATGACCTTCGGCGACGTGCTGCGCGTGGACTCGCGGGCCTTCGCATTCGGCAGCGAGTCCGTGCTGACGCTGCACGAGATCCGCCGGGGCGACGTACCGGCCCGAAAGATCGACCCGGACGAGTTCTACGCCCACCCCGACCCGGCCTGCCTGTACGCGCAGAACTTCAACCGCTGGGTCGTACGCGGCCCGTCCGGTGGCAACGGTGACCTGCGCAGCGCGTCGCCGCCCGGGTTCCGCCACGACCACCTCCCCGCCCTGCCGGCCCGCTACTCGCCCAGACGCGCCTACGGGGACCTGCGCGACCTGTACGCCGCGCCCGAGCCGGTGGACGGGGTCGACCGGCTGGTGCTCGACTACCCGGTCGATCCCAGCCGCGACCTCAACGGCGTCGGCCTGCTGTACTTCGCCGCCTACTTTTCCATCGTCGACTGGGCCGTGCTGCGGTTGTGGCGGCACCGGGGCGGTACCGACGCCGGGTTCCTCCGCCGGGTCGTGCTCGACCAGCGCCTGAGCTATCTGGGCAACGCCGACGCCGGCGCGGTGCTGCGGGCTCGGGTGAGCCGGCAGCCGGGCGGCGACGTGCCGGGCGCCGACGAGACCGTACGGGTGGTGCTCACCGATCGCGACACCGGACGGCCGATCGCGGTCGCCCTGCAGCAGGTACGGACGGAGGACCAGAGATGA